The Magnetospirillum sp. WYHS-4 DNA window CGCCAATAACATCATCGGCTTCCCGACCGAGACCCGCGAGATGGTCTTCGACACCATCCGCCTCGACCGCCGGCTCAATCCCAACGGTGTGATGGTCAGCTACTTCAGCCCCTACAAAGGCTGCACGCTCCGCGAAGTCTGCGAACTGGAAGGCTACATCCAGGACGAGGATATCGCCATGGACTACCGGCTGGGGCCGACCATGGACATGCCGCAGATGTCGGCCGAGGCCCTGCGCGGCCTGCATCGGACCTTCCCGCTCTACGTCAAGTTCCCGGAAGACGAATGGGAAGGCATCCGCGAGGCCGAAAGCTTCACTCCCGCCGGCAATGCCGCCTTCCAGAAGTATTCGGAACGCTACGTCCGCGAATTCATGAGCTGACCATGGCCAAGGTCGCCGTCCTGGGAATGGGCACCATGGGCCGCGAGATGGCCCTGCGGCTGCTGGGCGCCGGCCATGACGTCACCGTCTGGAACCGCAGCCGCGCCAAGACCGAAGGTCTAGGGGCCGCGGTGGCCGATACCCCGGCGCAGGCCGTCAAGGGGGCCGAGGCCATCGTCACCATTGTGTCCGACGATGCGGCTTCCAAGGCCGTGTGGCTGGGCCCGGAAGGGGTGCTGGCCGGCCGGCCGGCCCGCAACGCGGTGGCGGTGGAAAGTTCCACCCTGTCGCGGGGCTGGATGCTGGAACTGGCCGCGGCTGTCCAGGGCGTCGGCCTGCGCTTCCTCGACTGCCCGGTGACCGGCGGCCCCGACGGCGCGCGGGAAGGCCGGCTCACCCTGCTGGTGGGGGGTGAGAATTCGGTGCTGGAAGCGGCTTGGCCCATTCTTTCGGCCTATGCGGCCCGCCACATCCATTTCGGCCCGGTGGGGGCGGGGACCGCCTACAAACTCACGGTCAACATGATCGGCGCCGCCCAGGCGGTGGCGGCCATGGAAGGCTATCTGGCCGCCGTCAAGGCCGG harbors:
- a CDS encoding NAD(P)-dependent oxidoreductase → MAKVAVLGMGTMGREMALRLLGAGHDVTVWNRSRAKTEGLGAAVADTPAQAVKGAEAIVTIVSDDAASKAVWLGPEGVLAGRPARNAVAVESSTLSRGWMLELAAAVQGVGLRFLDCPVTGGPDGAREGRLTLLVGGENSVLEAAWPILSAYAARHIHFGPVGAGTAYKLTVNMIGAAQAVAAMEGYLAAVKAGLDPETVCEALSSGAIASPMVKYLVRRLVDGDHADVYFSTVLRHKDARYGLRLAAEVGQAAPVNAAAAEVFQQALSKGYGDLNESIVVKVLR